The Deltaproteobacteria bacterium DNA window GGCAACTCTGGGGGCAACATGCAACGTGGGCTTCGCGCAGATCCCTATGCGTCGATAGGTTAGGCGTCGAAGTCGATTCCACGCGCCCCATCGCTCCCCGCAGGGACCGAGGAAGTCCGACAACCCTGCGCGTGATCTCCGGACACTGTTGCTCCGGAACGGCTCCCGCCAACGATCGAGTCGCCGGCATGGAGGGCGCAGGATGACCCGGGTCATTGAGAGGAATACGTCGGGGGGACCCCCACGAGCGCTGCTTTCGTGGACAGCATGGTTGGCCTGCCTGGCCCTGCGCGCCTCACCGTCGGCGAAACGATGACGCTGAATCCGTCGCGACCAGGCTCCATGCGCCGGCGGCATGGCCGCGGCATGCATGCCCCGTTGGTCGCTCCATCGGACGCTCGAGGTATCTGGACCTAGCGGCGCGGTCGGGTATCGTACCGCTGGTCTCACGATCCGGCGGATGACCTCCCCCCCGCGGCCAGTCGCGCCGTCGCCGCTCGGGCGAGACCACATGAATTCCGAGGACCCGATGGACGGAATGCTCCAGCGCACCGCGCCCCAGTCGAACCGCACCGCGATCCCCGCGGCGGCACCGGGCGTTCGCGCGCCTCGGCGACGTCTGGCGTGGGCGCTCGCCGTACTCGCATCCCTCGTGCTGGTCGGAAGCCTCGCGGCCGTCAAGGCCATGCAGATTCGAGCGGCGATCGCCTACGGCAAGAGCTTTCCCGAACCGTCGGAAGCGGTGATCGCGGCTGTCGCCGAGCGGCGATCGATCACACCCACCGCGACCGCGATCGGCGAGCTCCAGGCGATGAACATCGTCGACCTCCGCATCGAGCGCGCCGGTGTCCTCCGCGCCGTCGCCTTTCGATCCGGTGACGAGGTGGCCGCCGGTGCCGTGCTCGTCGAGGTCGACGTCGCCGAGGAGCAGGCCGATCTCGCCGCGGCCCGCGTCGACGCCGGCCGCGCCGAGCGCGAGGCCCGCAGGCAGGCGAGCCTCCAGGCGGAAGGTGTCGCGGCGCAGCGCGAGCTCGACGACGTCGAAGCGAAGGCGGCCGCGGCGCGCGCCCGCGTCGCGGCGCTCGAGACCGCGATCCGCCGGAAGACGATTCGCGCGCCGTTCGCCGGGCGAGTCGGCATCACCGACCTCAAGCCCGGCCAGTACGTATCGGAAGGCGATCTCGTGACCCGCATCGTCGGCGCCGACGACGAGATGTACGTCGACTTCGCGCTTCCCCAGGCCGCGGCCCTCGACTTCGACGCGCAGACGCCGGTCACCGTCGCGATCGGCCGGGACACGATCGAGGCGCACGTCGTCGCGCGCGAGCCGGCGATCGACGCCGCCTCGCGCAGCCTCTCTTTCCGCGCGGTCATCCGGAAATCCGGACGGGAGTTTCCGGCCGGCAGCCTCGTCACGGTCACCGCGCCGATCGGCAAACCGCGCGAGGAAGTCGTGATCCCGCGCACGGCGCTCGTGCGGAGCCCGTACGGCGACACCGTCTATCGGATCGACGACATCGACGGTGAGACGCGCGCTCGAGCCGTGATCGTGCAGGTGGGCGACATCATCGGATCCGGCGACCTCGTCGTCCGATCGGGGCTCGCGCCCGGCGTGCGGATCGCGGCCGACGGCGTCTTCAAGCTGCGCGACGGCGCCCTCGTCACGGCCGTCGAGCCCGGCGTGCGCAGCGGGCAGGCCAACGCGAATCAATGAGCGCCCCGCACGCGGCCCCCCGTCCTCTCGCCGAGGAAGGCGCGGCGTCGATGTCGCGTTCGCCGGTCGACGTCTTCGTCCACCGTCCGGTGCTCGCGAGCGTCGTCAGCCTGTTCATCCTTCTCTTGGGCCTGCGCGCGGCGTTCGACCTGCCGGTCCAGCAATATCCGCGGATCGACGCCTCGAGCCTCATCATCCGGACGGTGTTCGTCGGCGCCTCGGCGACCGA harbors:
- a CDS encoding efflux RND transporter periplasmic adaptor subunit, with amino-acid sequence MDGMLQRTAPQSNRTAIPAAAPGVRAPRRRLAWALAVLASLVLVGSLAAVKAMQIRAAIAYGKSFPEPSEAVIAAVAERRSITPTATAIGELQAMNIVDLRIERAGVLRAVAFRSGDEVAAGAVLVEVDVAEEQADLAAARVDAGRAEREARRQASLQAEGVAAQRELDDVEAKAAAARARVAALETAIRRKTIRAPFAGRVGITDLKPGQYVSEGDLVTRIVGADDEMYVDFALPQAAALDFDAQTPVTVAIGRDTIEAHVVAREPAIDAASRSLSFRAVIRKSGREFPAGSLVTVTAPIGKPREEVVIPRTALVRSPYGDTVYRIDDIDGETRARAVIVQVGDIIGSGDLVVRSGLAPGVRIAADGVFKLRDGALVTAVEPGVRSGQANANQ